The following proteins come from a genomic window of Streptomyces sp. NBC_01716:
- a CDS encoding SDR family NAD(P)-dependent oxidoreductase, translating to MERFEDHAALITGAGRGIGEAIARRLAAEGARVLITDVDGERAARAAELIDGAVPYGCDVGDRASVEAAVAYAVERFGSLDVLVNNAYSCTPDAPLFEDEPDEHWARDLDLTLTGAFRCARAALPHLAASGRGAIVNIGSVNGERDFGNHAYSAAKAGLASLTRTLAGHAAPRGVRVNLVAPGTIHTEGWAGREAGLERAAPHYPMGRVGLPDDVASAVAFLASSDAAWITGVSLPVDGGILSANVGLRKAFAGEPVSGER from the coding sequence ATGGAGCGATTCGAGGACCACGCCGCGCTGATCACGGGAGCCGGGCGGGGCATCGGCGAGGCGATCGCGCGGCGGCTGGCGGCCGAGGGCGCGCGGGTGCTGATCACGGACGTGGACGGTGAACGGGCGGCGCGGGCGGCGGAGTTGATCGACGGCGCGGTGCCGTACGGGTGCGACGTGGGCGACCGCGCGTCGGTGGAGGCGGCCGTGGCGTACGCCGTCGAGCGCTTCGGCTCGCTGGACGTCCTGGTCAACAACGCGTACTCCTGCACCCCGGACGCGCCGCTCTTCGAGGACGAGCCGGACGAACACTGGGCCCGCGACCTCGACCTGACCCTCACCGGTGCCTTCCGCTGCGCGCGGGCGGCGCTGCCCCACCTGGCGGCGTCGGGCCGGGGCGCGATCGTGAACATCGGCTCGGTCAACGGCGAGCGGGACTTCGGCAACCACGCCTACAGCGCGGCGAAGGCGGGCCTCGCGAGCCTGACCCGCACCCTGGCGGGCCACGCGGCCCCACGCGGGGTCCGCGTCAACCTCGTCGCACCCGGCACGATCCACACGGAGGGCTGGGCGGGCCGCGAGGCGGGCCTGGAACGCGCGGCACCGCACTACCCGATGGGCCGGGTGGGCCTGCCTGACGACGTCGCGTCGGCGGTGGCGTTCCTGGCGTCGTCGGACGCGGCCTGGATCACGGGGGTGTCGCTGCCGGTGGACGGGGGGATTCTGTCGGCGAACGTGGGGCTGCGGAAGGCGTTCGCGGGGGAGCCGGTGTCGGGGGAGCGATGA
- a CDS encoding alpha/beta fold hydrolase, whose product MVTTRTLDVPGAHLSYEARDSGPVLVLTGAPMNAAHFAPLADALADEYTVVTHDPRGISGSTLDDPTQDSTPELRADDIAAILDDIGADSADVFGSSGGAVTGLALVARHPARVRTLVAHEPPVLEVLPDAAERRAEMDDIVETFHREGLGPAFGKFMTVSGMEPAAGPPPGEPSAQDQADGARFLAHELRGTANYLPDIKALTAARPRVLIAIGTTSGPLLTHRTSTALAARLGTHPVEFPGGHGGFMEAPGEFAGVLRKVLGG is encoded by the coding sequence ATGGTCACCACCCGCACACTCGACGTCCCCGGCGCGCACCTCTCCTACGAAGCACGTGACTCGGGCCCCGTACTGGTGCTCACGGGCGCGCCCATGAACGCCGCGCACTTCGCTCCGCTGGCCGACGCGCTCGCGGATGAGTACACCGTCGTCACGCACGACCCCCGGGGCATCTCCGGCAGCACGCTGGACGACCCCACGCAGGACTCCACCCCCGAGCTGCGCGCCGACGACATCGCCGCGATCCTGGACGACATCGGCGCCGATTCGGCCGATGTGTTCGGCAGCAGTGGCGGCGCGGTGACCGGCCTCGCCCTGGTCGCACGCCACCCGGCCCGGGTCCGGACACTCGTCGCGCACGAGCCGCCGGTGCTGGAGGTGCTGCCGGACGCGGCGGAGAGGCGAGCGGAGATGGACGACATCGTGGAGACGTTCCACCGGGAGGGTCTGGGCCCGGCGTTCGGGAAGTTCATGACCGTCTCCGGCATGGAGCCCGCCGCCGGCCCGCCCCCGGGCGAGCCCTCGGCCCAGGACCAGGCGGACGGAGCACGCTTCCTGGCCCACGAACTGCGCGGCACGGCCAACTACTTGCCCGACATCAAGGCGCTGACGGCCGCCCGGCCCCGCGTGCTGATCGCCATCGGCACAACGTCGGGCCCCCTGCTCACGCACCGCACCTCCACGGCACTTGCCGCACGGCTCGGCACCCACCCGGTCGAATTCCCGGGCGGCCACGGCGGGTTCATGGAGGCACCGGGGGAGTTCGCGGGGGTGCTGCGGAAGGTGCTGGGGGGCTGA
- a CDS encoding phosphotransferase family protein, whose protein sequence is MSALSASRIADVVDAAGARAVVGYEPLGGGTYNTLYRVRLDDGRRVILKVAPDAGTPRLTYEGELLVNEGEFYRKASGTGVPVPEVVRLGGGSLVMSECPGEPWSALADELGDAEYERLRRELGAYVGQLHTVTGTRFGYPSGAVANAGSWREAFVAMVEAVLGDAERFGVKLPVSVERVRTVVRGAAPALDEVTVPVLVHFDLWQGNILLTGEPGERRIGGVVDGERMFWGDPLAEFVSLNLFGEPEDDPALLAGYRAGGGDTDFDTAARLRMALYRCYLYLIMLVEAVPRGYPPAQAAVTRRTAGPALILALGLISHTV, encoded by the coding sequence GTGTCCGCGCTGAGTGCGTCTCGGATTGCCGACGTCGTCGATGCGGCAGGGGCGCGGGCCGTTGTCGGGTACGAGCCGCTGGGTGGGGGGACGTACAACACCCTCTATCGCGTCCGGCTGGACGACGGCAGGCGGGTGATTCTGAAGGTGGCGCCCGATGCCGGTACGCCGCGCCTGACGTACGAGGGCGAACTGCTCGTCAACGAGGGCGAGTTCTACCGGAAGGCCAGTGGCACCGGCGTGCCCGTGCCCGAGGTGGTGCGTCTTGGGGGCGGCTCGCTGGTGATGTCGGAGTGTCCGGGGGAGCCCTGGTCCGCCTTGGCGGACGAGCTCGGCGATGCGGAGTACGAGCGGTTGCGGCGGGAACTTGGGGCGTACGTCGGGCAGTTGCACACCGTCACCGGTACGCGCTTTGGGTATCCGTCCGGGGCCGTGGCCAACGCCGGGAGTTGGCGGGAGGCGTTCGTCGCGATGGTGGAGGCGGTCCTCGGCGACGCCGAGCGGTTCGGGGTCAAGTTGCCCGTGTCCGTGGAGCGCGTACGGACGGTCGTGCGGGGTGCCGCTCCCGCTCTGGACGAGGTCACCGTGCCCGTGCTCGTGCACTTCGATCTGTGGCAGGGCAACATCCTGCTGACCGGTGAGCCGGGGGAGCGGCGGATCGGTGGGGTCGTTGATGGGGAACGGATGTTCTGGGGCGATCCGTTGGCGGAGTTCGTGTCGCTCAATCTGTTCGGTGAGCCCGAGGACGATCCCGCGCTGCTGGCCGGGTACCGCGCGGGCGGTGGTGACACGGACTTCGACACGGCCGCGCGGCTGCGCATGGCGCTCTACCGCTGTTACCTCTACCTGATCATGCTCGTCGAGGCCGTGCCGCGCGGCTACCCGCCCGCGCAGGCCGCCGTGACCCGCAGGACCGCCGGGCCCGCGCTGATCCTGGCCCTTGGGCTGATCTCCCACACGGTGTAG
- a CDS encoding MFS transporter yields MTDSPPTPPNSPPKSPPNSPPNTGKPPTPEGGHGIALAIIASCQLMVVLDITIVNIALPHIQSALGFSTQNLSWVVNAYTLTFGGLLLLGGRLGDILGRRRVFMFGIGLFAFASLLCGLAQDSWQLLAARALQGVGGAIASPTALSLITTTFREGPARNRAFGVFAAVSAGGSAIGLLLGGILVEWLDWRWIFFVNLPIGLLLIALTPRFIKESERHPGHFDIVGALTATLGMVGLVYGFIRASEEGWTDSLTLGSFGAAVVLLFLFIVIERRSRQPITPLWMFRDRNRAGVYGMMLSLSAALFGMFFFLTLFTQEVLDFSPLRTGLAFLPVSAVIAVGSGVASQLLPRWGPKPFMVTGAILATAGLAWLAQTDVHSTYAGSLLGPVLVFGLGMGFQFVSLTLMAVSGVEPKEAGAASGVLNAMQQVGGSLGLSILVTVFGTATRDEGKTQARDFMEHATPAQKMTFQKTHSLPKPWSDEVLTAGVSNAFIVAAILAGVSAVIALFVIQVRASDLERLQGGMPPPGG; encoded by the coding sequence ATGACTGATTCACCGCCCACCCCGCCGAACTCACCGCCCAAGTCACCGCCCAACTCACCGCCGAACACGGGGAAGCCCCCCACCCCCGAGGGCGGCCACGGCATCGCGCTGGCCATCATCGCCTCCTGCCAGCTGATGGTGGTTCTCGACATCACCATCGTGAACATCGCGCTCCCCCATATCCAGAGCGCGCTCGGCTTCTCGACCCAGAACCTGTCGTGGGTGGTCAACGCGTACACCCTCACCTTCGGCGGTCTGCTGCTGCTCGGCGGGCGCCTCGGCGACATCCTGGGGCGGCGCCGCGTCTTCATGTTCGGCATCGGGCTCTTCGCCTTCGCCTCACTGCTCTGCGGTCTGGCGCAGGACTCCTGGCAACTGCTGGCCGCCCGTGCCCTCCAGGGGGTCGGCGGCGCCATCGCGTCCCCGACGGCGCTGTCACTGATCACCACCACGTTCCGCGAAGGGCCCGCCCGCAACAGGGCGTTCGGCGTGTTCGCCGCGGTGTCGGCGGGCGGCAGCGCGATCGGGCTGCTGCTCGGCGGCATCCTGGTGGAGTGGCTCGACTGGCGGTGGATCTTCTTCGTCAACCTGCCGATCGGGCTGCTGCTCATCGCTCTGACCCCCCGCTTCATCAAGGAGTCCGAACGGCACCCCGGGCACTTCGACATCGTCGGCGCGCTCACCGCGACGCTCGGCATGGTGGGTCTGGTCTACGGCTTCATCCGGGCGTCCGAGGAGGGCTGGACCGACAGCCTGACGCTCGGGTCCTTCGGCGCGGCGGTGGTGCTCCTGTTCCTCTTCATCGTCATCGAGCGCCGCTCGCGCCAGCCGATCACGCCGCTGTGGATGTTCCGTGACCGCAACCGCGCGGGTGTCTACGGGATGATGCTGAGCCTGTCCGCCGCGCTGTTCGGCATGTTCTTCTTCCTCACGCTCTTCACCCAGGAGGTCCTTGACTTCAGCCCGCTGCGGACCGGCCTCGCCTTCCTCCCGGTGAGCGCGGTCATCGCGGTCGGTTCGGGGGTGGCCTCACAGCTGCTGCCGCGCTGGGGCCCGAAACCGTTCATGGTGACCGGCGCGATCCTGGCCACCGCCGGCCTCGCGTGGCTGGCCCAGACGGACGTCCACAGCACGTACGCGGGCAGTCTGCTGGGCCCGGTGCTGGTCTTCGGCCTCGGCATGGGCTTCCAGTTCGTGTCGCTGACCCTGATGGCGGTCTCGGGAGTCGAGCCGAAGGAGGCCGGCGCCGCCTCCGGCGTCCTCAACGCGATGCAGCAGGTGGGTGGTTCGCTGGGGCTGTCCATCCTGGTGACGGTGTTCGGCACGGCCACGAGGGACGAGGGCAAGACCCAGGCCCGCGACTTCATGGAGCACGCGACCCCGGCCCAGAAGATGACGTTCCAGAAGACGCATTCACTGCCGAAGCCATGGAGCGACGAGGTCCTGACGGCGGGCGTCTCGAACGCCTTCATCGTGGCGGCGATTCTGGCGGGCGTCTCGGCGGTGATCGCCCTGTTCGTGATCCAGGTCCGCGCCTCGGACCTGGAACGCCTCCAGGGAGGCATGCCCCCACCGGGCGGCTGA